The proteins below come from a single Vicinamibacterales bacterium genomic window:
- a CDS encoding ABC transporter permease translates to MAADLRIALRALGANPVFSVTVVAVLALGIGANSAIFGLINQTLLAPPGVSDPSRVVAVRAMYAKLNLASIGLSGPDFRDVKASRDVFEHTAAMEPAELIYSGAGESKILQAAKVSLEWFDVFKVRPALGRAFVAEEDLPNATPVVVLSHAAWVRIFGGDASVVGRTVTLDERSTKIVGVMPEGFRWPQEVDAWVPLALPAAEFTEDYRFNEHLFAVARSRPGVSLATADARVRTVADRLKGGTDENAAFAKGSRWGMFAIAFTDFTAGDTRQPMLVLLGAVGFVLLIACANIAGLMLARTTGRSREIAVRVALGAGRWQLLRHTVAECLVLSIAGTALGILLASIVMRVLLAVAPKGSVVGLQASVDLRVLGFAAVTAVVAAFLFALAPAWQVTQVAAAEQLKGSSRTSTGGRGRLRSVLVVAETSLAMILLVGAALLIRSLIQIQHIDPGFVTRGVVLGGVSLPEKRYAAPEERAAFFRALIDRIRQSPSVLTAGAGTPLPFNSGDSSSSFSIEGETRPPGDPGPHGRTRVVSPEYFTALGIPVRTGRVFTDDDRIGTEFVTVIDENLARRYWPGQDPIGRRIRNGEKWMTIVGVVGHVLHSTLVGETDKGTFYQCLYQRPRLGAWLVVRLKDGAPESTAIVESAVRGLAPTLAVQRAATMSERVNESLAPRRFVVRVLIAFALVALLMAALGLYGVVSYAVARRTQEIGLRMALGADRASVLKLVLGQGLGLAGAGIAAGAAGAAVISALLANQLYHVSPFDPVTFGGMIVVLMATAALATYIPARTASRIEPLVALRYE, encoded by the coding sequence ATGGCTGCCGACCTGCGAATCGCGCTACGCGCACTGGGTGCGAATCCCGTGTTCAGCGTCACCGTCGTGGCCGTGCTCGCGCTCGGCATTGGAGCCAACTCGGCGATCTTCGGCCTGATCAACCAGACACTGCTGGCTCCGCCCGGGGTATCGGACCCATCGCGCGTCGTGGCGGTCCGGGCGATGTATGCCAAGCTCAACCTGGCGAGTATCGGCCTTTCGGGCCCGGATTTTCGGGACGTGAAGGCCAGCCGCGATGTCTTCGAGCACACGGCAGCGATGGAGCCGGCCGAGCTGATCTACTCGGGTGCCGGTGAGTCGAAGATCCTGCAGGCTGCCAAGGTGTCGCTCGAATGGTTCGATGTGTTCAAGGTCCGCCCGGCGCTGGGACGCGCATTCGTCGCCGAGGAGGACCTGCCCAATGCCACCCCGGTCGTCGTGCTGTCGCATGCCGCCTGGGTTCGGATCTTCGGGGGTGACGCGAGCGTGGTCGGCCGCACAGTCACACTCGATGAACGGTCGACGAAGATCGTCGGCGTGATGCCGGAGGGCTTCCGCTGGCCGCAGGAAGTGGACGCCTGGGTGCCGCTGGCGCTGCCGGCAGCGGAATTCACCGAGGACTACCGATTCAATGAGCACCTGTTCGCTGTCGCCCGGAGCAGGCCGGGCGTGTCGCTCGCCACAGCAGATGCGAGGGTCCGGACGGTCGCGGACCGCCTCAAGGGCGGAACCGACGAGAACGCCGCCTTTGCAAAGGGATCGCGCTGGGGCATGTTCGCGATCGCGTTCACCGATTTCACCGCGGGCGACACCAGGCAGCCGATGCTGGTCCTGCTCGGCGCCGTGGGGTTCGTTCTCCTCATTGCCTGCGCCAACATCGCCGGACTGATGCTGGCGCGCACGACGGGCCGGAGCCGGGAGATCGCCGTCCGGGTGGCCCTCGGTGCCGGGCGCTGGCAACTGCTCCGCCATACCGTCGCCGAATGTCTGGTGCTCTCGATCGCGGGCACCGCGCTGGGAATCCTGCTCGCGTCCATCGTCATGCGGGTTCTGCTCGCCGTGGCGCCAAAGGGCTCCGTCGTCGGCCTGCAGGCGTCCGTCGATCTTCGCGTGCTCGGATTCGCCGCCGTCACGGCCGTCGTGGCCGCGTTCCTCTTCGCGCTGGCGCCGGCCTGGCAGGTCACGCAAGTAGCCGCCGCCGAGCAGTTGAAGGGCTCGTCGCGCACGTCGACCGGCGGGCGCGGCCGGCTCCGGTCGGTGCTCGTCGTGGCAGAGACGTCGCTCGCGATGATCCTGCTCGTCGGCGCCGCACTCCTGATCCGGAGTCTCATTCAGATCCAGCACATCGATCCTGGATTCGTGACCCGGGGCGTGGTCCTGGGCGGAGTGTCGCTCCCGGAGAAGCGCTACGCCGCGCCCGAGGAGCGCGCGGCGTTCTTCCGGGCGCTCATCGACCGGATCCGCCAGTCGCCGTCGGTGCTCACGGCCGGCGCGGGGACGCCGCTGCCCTTCAACAGCGGCGATTCGTCCTCGTCCTTCTCGATCGAAGGCGAGACGCGGCCGCCGGGCGACCCGGGACCGCACGGTCGAACGCGCGTCGTTTCTCCCGAGTACTTCACCGCTCTCGGGATCCCGGTGCGCACGGGCCGCGTGTTCACCGACGACGATCGAATCGGCACCGAGTTCGTCACGGTGATCGATGAGAACCTGGCCCGTCGCTACTGGCCCGGTCAGGATCCGATCGGTCGTCGCATTCGGAACGGCGAGAAATGGATGACGATCGTGGGCGTCGTGGGACACGTGCTGCACTCGACGCTGGTGGGAGAGACCGACAAGGGGACGTTCTACCAATGCCTGTACCAGCGGCCCCGTCTGGGTGCGTGGCTCGTCGTGCGCCTGAAGGACGGCGCCCCGGAATCGACCGCCATCGTCGAGTCGGCCGTCCGAGGCCTGGCACCGACGCTGGCCGTGCAGCGGGCGGCCACGATGAGCGAGCGCGTGAACGAGTCGCTGGCGCCGCGGCGTTTCGTCGTTCGCGTGCTGATCGCCTTTGCCCTGGTCGCGCTGCTGATGGCCGCGCTGGGTCTGTACGGGGTCGTCAGCTACGCGGTTGCGCGTCGAACGCAGGAGATCGGACTCCGGATGGCCCTCGGTGCCGATCGGGCATCGGTCCTGAAGCTGGTGCTCGGCCAGGGGCTTGGCCTGGCCGGCGCCGGCATCGCCGCGGGCGCCGCCGGTGCGGCCGTGATTAGCGCGCTGCTGGCCAATCAGCTCTACCACGTCAGTCCGTTCGACCCGGTCACGTTCGGCGGCATGATCGTCGTCCTCATGGCGACGGCGGCCCTGGCAACCTACATTCCGGCCCGAACGGCGAGCCGGATCGAGCCGTTGGTCGCGTTGCGGTACGAGTGA
- a CDS encoding TIM-barrel domain-containing protein: protein MRARAVRSVLTSALLAVATLAVLLASPLAAQTMAPIADAKAVVLSGQVRFTVLAPRLIRLEWSPTRQFEDRASLVFINRQQPVPAFRTETKGGWLTIVTDALTVRYRKDSGRFAATNLEVRLTLNGIPVVWRPGMEDKGNLKGTTRTLDGVNGPATKLEPGLVSRDGWAVVDDAPRLLYDNSDWPWVTPRPAGERQDLYFFGYGHDYRGAMADFTKVAGRIPMPPRFAFGVWWSRYWAYTDQEFKQLVEDFDAHTLPLDVLVVDMDWHRTFGGAWGNEKDASGHTKGWTGFTWDRNYFPEPAAFLQWTDAHGLRTPLNLHPASGIQPWEEQYPAMAAAMGLDPATKQYVPFDIVNKKFARNFFDLVIHPFEKQGIDFWWLDWQQNDTTSLEGINPTWWLNYTFFTDMERQGRHRPLIFHRWGGLGNHRYQVGFSGDTYSTWQSLAYQPYFTATAANVGFGYWSHDIGGHMEGPVEPELYARWIQFGTFSPVLRTHTTKNPGAERRIWAYPAEYAKAMRDAFLLRYSLIPYIYTASRQTYDSGVPFLRPTYWDFPEADEAYRFTEQYLFGDQMLIAPVVAARNATTGLASRTIWLPPGSWVEWFSGRVFKGPLTVDRPFALDEIPIFVKSGSIVPTQPPVRRAGARPDGRMILDVFPGDSSSIRIYQDQGDSTAYQSNECAWTTVRTTIGAGGSRTIDILPVEGSFPDMPSRRAFDIRWRGTLPPTTVAVNGRTVPLVDEVTRLRRASTGETASGPEWWYDGESATTVISLGFAPSSAAATVTVTVPTAPAEFTTLLNALPGVMRRLRDLHDVVNGRWPKSVPPDVLLHAVQTGNRMSLEPTEAQAELAMLARELPAVIDAINRLPLTPEARQRANALIAELQAR from the coding sequence ATGCGCGCAAGAGCCGTTCGATCCGTTCTCACGTCGGCCCTTCTCGCGGTGGCGACGCTCGCCGTCCTCCTCGCCTCGCCGCTGGCGGCCCAGACGATGGCCCCGATTGCCGATGCCAAGGCCGTCGTGCTCTCCGGCCAGGTTCGCTTCACGGTCCTCGCGCCACGGCTGATACGCCTGGAATGGTCCCCGACACGACAGTTCGAGGACCGCGCGTCGCTGGTTTTCATCAACCGTCAGCAGCCGGTTCCCGCATTCAGGACCGAGACGAAGGGCGGGTGGCTCACCATCGTCACCGACGCGCTCACCGTCCGCTACCGGAAGGACAGCGGGCGCTTCGCCGCCACGAACCTCGAGGTCCGCCTCACGCTGAACGGCATCCCGGTCGTGTGGCGCCCCGGGATGGAAGACAAGGGCAACCTGAAAGGGACCACGCGGACGCTCGACGGCGTGAATGGCCCGGCGACCAAGCTCGAGCCCGGGCTGGTGTCTCGCGACGGCTGGGCGGTCGTGGACGACGCGCCGCGCCTGCTGTACGACAACAGCGACTGGCCGTGGGTCACGCCCCGCCCGGCAGGTGAGCGTCAGGACCTGTACTTCTTCGGCTACGGCCACGACTACCGTGGTGCGATGGCTGATTTCACGAAGGTGGCCGGGCGCATCCCGATGCCGCCGCGCTTCGCGTTCGGCGTGTGGTGGTCCCGGTACTGGGCCTACACGGACCAGGAGTTCAAACAACTCGTCGAGGATTTCGACGCACACACACTGCCGCTCGACGTGCTCGTCGTGGACATGGACTGGCACCGGACCTTCGGCGGGGCGTGGGGCAACGAGAAGGACGCGTCGGGACACACGAAGGGCTGGACCGGCTTCACATGGGACCGCAACTACTTCCCCGAGCCGGCGGCCTTCCTCCAGTGGACCGACGCGCACGGCCTGCGCACGCCGCTCAACCTGCACCCCGCGTCCGGCATTCAGCCGTGGGAGGAACAGTACCCGGCAATGGCAGCGGCGATGGGGCTCGACCCGGCCACGAAGCAATACGTACCGTTCGACATCGTGAACAAGAAGTTCGCACGAAATTTCTTCGACCTGGTGATCCACCCGTTCGAGAAACAGGGGATCGATTTCTGGTGGCTCGACTGGCAGCAGAACGACACGACGTCGCTCGAAGGGATCAACCCGACCTGGTGGCTGAACTATACGTTCTTCACGGACATGGAGCGCCAGGGACGCCATCGCCCGCTCATCTTCCATCGCTGGGGCGGCCTCGGAAACCACCGCTACCAGGTCGGATTCTCCGGGGACACGTACTCCACTTGGCAGTCACTCGCCTACCAGCCCTACTTCACGGCGACGGCGGCGAACGTGGGATTCGGCTACTGGAGCCACGATATCGGCGGCCACATGGAAGGGCCGGTCGAACCGGAACTGTATGCACGCTGGATCCAGTTCGGCACGTTCAGTCCGGTCCTGCGCACGCACACGACGAAGAATCCCGGCGCCGAGCGGCGCATCTGGGCGTATCCGGCCGAATACGCAAAGGCGATGCGCGACGCATTCCTTCTGCGCTATTCCCTCATCCCCTACATCTACACGGCGTCACGCCAGACCTACGACTCTGGCGTTCCGTTCCTGCGACCCACCTACTGGGATTTCCCTGAGGCCGATGAAGCCTACCGGTTCACCGAGCAGTATCTCTTCGGCGACCAGATGCTGATCGCACCAGTCGTCGCCGCGCGAAACGCGACGACGGGCCTTGCCTCGCGCACGATCTGGTTGCCACCGGGCTCCTGGGTGGAGTGGTTCAGCGGGCGCGTCTTCAAGGGACCGCTGACGGTCGATCGGCCGTTCGCCCTCGACGAGATTCCGATCTTCGTGAAGTCCGGATCCATCGTCCCGACGCAGCCTCCCGTGCGTCGCGCCGGCGCGCGGCCGGACGGTCGCATGATCCTCGACGTGTTCCCCGGCGACTCGTCCTCCATCCGCATCTACCAGGACCAGGGAGACTCGACCGCGTATCAGTCGAACGAGTGCGCCTGGACGACCGTGCGGACCACGATCGGAGCCGGCGGCAGCCGGACGATCGACATCCTGCCGGTGGAAGGCTCGTTCCCGGACATGCCGTCACGTCGCGCATTCGACATCCGCTGGCGTGGGACGTTGCCGCCGACAACCGTGGCAGTCAACGGCAGGACCGTCCCTCTCGTCGATGAGGTGACTCGCCTGCGCCGCGCGAGCACAGGTGAAACCGCCTCGGGACCCGAATGGTGGTATGACGGGGAGTCGGCCACGACCGTGATCTCCCTCGGCTTCGCCCCATCGTCGGCGGCCGCGACTGTCACGGTCACCGTGCCGACCGCGCCGGCCGAGTTCACCACGTTGCTGAATGCGCTGCCCGGCGTGATGCGGCGCCTCCGCGATCTCCACGACGTCGTCAACGGCCGCTGGCCCAAGTCGGTTCCGCCAGACGTGCTCCTGCACGCCGTGCAGACGGGCAATCGGATGTCGCTCGAACCGACCGAGGCGCAGGCCGAGCTGGCAATGCTGGCCAGAGAGCTGCCGGCCGTCATCGACGCCATCAACCGGCTGCCGCTGACGCCTGAAGCTCGTCAACGGGCCAACGCGCTCATCGCCGAACTGCAGGCCAGGTAG
- a CDS encoding SIS domain-containing protein has protein sequence MSASLLLDEIAEQPQRLEHLLGAAADDVAAMAEVWRQQDIRHVVIAARGSSDNAARYAQYVLGAFNHLTVTLATPSLFTRYLMPPRMDGALVVGISQSGESPDLVAVVEEGRRQGCATLAITNVAGSPLTHVADHTLLLGAGVERSVAATKTYTAQLFALAMISVALAGDEARRRELAAVPSCVAEALSVSESSMTAAASVLRDAGHGVVIGRGFNYATAFEISLKAKELAYVAVEPYSAADFQHGPIALIDTGFAAIVVNVVGAVSQEVEDLLRLMTTRGARPVVLSNVESSLALGAAPLRLPARIPEWLSPIVAIVPGQLLAFHLSRQRGFDPDNPRGLSKVTRTT, from the coding sequence ATGAGCGCATCCCTTTTGCTCGATGAAATCGCCGAACAGCCGCAACGCCTCGAGCACCTGCTCGGGGCCGCCGCGGACGACGTCGCGGCGATGGCGGAGGTGTGGCGGCAGCAGGACATCCGCCACGTCGTCATCGCCGCGCGGGGCTCGTCGGACAACGCCGCCCGCTACGCCCAGTACGTCCTGGGCGCGTTCAACCATCTGACCGTCACCCTGGCTACGCCGTCGCTGTTCACGCGGTACCTGATGCCGCCACGAATGGACGGCGCACTGGTCGTCGGCATCTCGCAGTCCGGCGAGTCCCCCGACCTCGTCGCGGTCGTCGAGGAAGGGCGGCGCCAGGGCTGCGCCACGCTGGCCATCACGAACGTGGCTGGATCGCCGCTCACGCACGTGGCCGACCACACACTCCTGCTCGGCGCCGGTGTCGAGCGAAGCGTCGCTGCGACGAAGACCTACACCGCCCAACTCTTCGCGTTGGCGATGATCTCGGTCGCACTCGCTGGCGACGAGGCCCGCCGCCGGGAACTGGCCGCCGTTCCGTCGTGCGTGGCGGAGGCGCTGAGCGTGTCCGAGTCGTCCATGACGGCGGCCGCGTCGGTCCTGAGAGACGCGGGACACGGCGTCGTCATCGGGCGTGGGTTCAACTACGCCACCGCATTCGAGATCTCACTGAAGGCCAAGGAACTGGCCTATGTCGCCGTCGAGCCCTACTCCGCGGCCGACTTCCAGCACGGTCCCATCGCGCTCATCGACACGGGCTTCGCGGCCATCGTCGTCAATGTCGTGGGAGCCGTCAGCCAGGAGGTCGAGGACCTGTTGCGCCTCATGACGACACGCGGCGCTCGACCGGTCGTGCTCTCGAACGTGGAGAGTTCGCTCGCGCTCGGCGCGGCGCCCCTTCGCCTCCCTGCTCGAATTCCAGAGTGGTTGTCGCCGATCGTTGCGATCGTGCCAGGCCAGTTGCTGGCGTTCCATCTCAGTCGGCAGCGAGGGTTCGATCCCGACAACCCGCGCGGTCTGTCCAAGGTGACGCGAACAACCTGA
- a CDS encoding S41 family peptidase translates to MKNTIHALVIGVLILAGASAATAQTTPSWLRYPAISPDGKTIVFTYKGDLYRVPSAGGAALQLTTHDAQDFMPVWSHDGKQIAFASDRFGNFDVFVMPAEGGEARRLTFHSAPEYPYAFTPDDKAILFGAARMDTASNREFPTGSQPELYRVPVTGGRAEQVLTTPAEDVKMSRNGQFLIYQDKKGGENIWRKHHTSAITRDIWTYDLKTGTHKKITTFAGEDRSPVLTDGDTAFFYLSEESGSFNVQKMSLVGGKSQQVTSFKQVPVRFLSLSDTGVLCFGYDGSVYTMKTGGQPQKVAVAIAADARANNERVLPVNGNAREMVVAPSGKEVAFTVRGEVFVTSVEGSVTKRVTNTPDQERSVVFSPDGKAIVYASERGGRWGIYETRRTRDEEPYFYASTVLEETPLIVNTHQNTQPRFSPDGKEVAYVEDHSTLKIYTLDTKQTRGLLTSNDLDEGEQYFQWSPDSKWILFDLSVPGFAPGEVGLVRADGKSPVVNLTKSGFNDSRPKWILGGKAMLWFSNRDGLKSVAQSGGAQADVYGMFFTQEAWDRYRMTKEEYALVKEAEDKKEKEKADAAKKDAAAKDKEPKVEDLVIDLDGIEIRKARLTVHSSSLGDALASKDGETLYYLARFEKGQNLWSTNLRTQETKMLVALNTNGGSLAWDKEQKNLFLLADGSISKIDPATAKRDPVSINGEMVLDQAAERKESFDHVWRTVKDGFYTAGYHGADWDALKTVYQKYLPHIGNNFEFAEMLAEMLGELNISHSGATFTPQVANADETASLGVFFDQTYRGVGYKIEDVIKDGPLNKADIVVRPGMIVEAIDGETIAADRDLARYLNRKAGKKTLVRIADGDKKFDVVVKPISPGAENRLLYTRWVRRNQDEVDRLSNGQLGYIHVPGMNDGAYRTAYEEVMGKFALRKGIVVDTRFNGGGDLVADLAMFLSGKKFFDYTSDRRANGYEPNFRWTKPSISLANEANYSDGHCYAYTVKALHLGKLVGMPTPGTCTFAGWEALADGLRWGVPHTGVKDSTTGKYLENQQTEPDIKLMNTYELAAKGKDEQLEAAVAALMKEIK, encoded by the coding sequence ATGAAAAACACTATCCATGCCCTGGTGATTGGCGTTCTGATTCTGGCGGGCGCGTCGGCCGCTACGGCGCAGACGACGCCCAGTTGGTTGCGGTATCCCGCAATCTCGCCGGATGGGAAGACCATCGTCTTCACGTACAAGGGGGATCTCTACCGCGTGCCCTCCGCCGGAGGCGCGGCCCTGCAGCTGACCACGCACGACGCCCAGGACTTCATGCCGGTGTGGAGCCACGACGGCAAGCAGATCGCGTTCGCCAGCGATCGCTTCGGGAACTTCGACGTCTTCGTGATGCCCGCCGAGGGCGGTGAAGCCCGGCGCCTCACCTTCCACTCGGCGCCAGAGTATCCCTACGCCTTCACGCCGGATGACAAGGCCATCCTGTTCGGCGCTGCCCGCATGGATACCGCCAGCAATCGCGAGTTCCCGACCGGCTCCCAGCCTGAACTCTATCGCGTGCCCGTGACGGGCGGACGCGCGGAGCAGGTGCTGACGACGCCGGCCGAGGACGTGAAGATGAGCCGCAACGGTCAGTTCCTGATCTACCAGGACAAGAAGGGCGGCGAGAACATCTGGCGCAAGCACCACACGTCGGCCATCACGCGCGACATTTGGACCTACGACCTCAAGACCGGAACGCACAAGAAGATCACGACGTTCGCTGGTGAGGACCGGAGCCCGGTACTGACCGACGGCGACACCGCGTTCTTCTACCTGAGCGAGGAGAGTGGCTCGTTCAACGTGCAGAAGATGAGCCTGGTCGGAGGCAAGTCGCAACAGGTAACGTCGTTCAAGCAGGTGCCGGTCCGCTTCCTCAGCCTGTCGGACACCGGCGTCCTGTGCTTCGGCTACGACGGCAGCGTCTACACGATGAAGACCGGCGGCCAGCCGCAGAAAGTCGCGGTGGCCATCGCGGCGGACGCCAGGGCCAACAACGAACGGGTGCTGCCGGTGAACGGCAACGCCCGTGAGATGGTGGTGGCCCCGTCCGGCAAGGAAGTGGCGTTCACCGTCCGCGGGGAGGTGTTCGTCACGAGCGTCGAGGGCAGCGTGACCAAGCGCGTCACCAACACCCCCGACCAGGAACGCAGCGTCGTCTTCTCGCCCGACGGCAAGGCCATCGTCTACGCCTCGGAACGCGGCGGCCGCTGGGGGATCTACGAAACACGACGGACCCGCGACGAGGAGCCGTACTTCTACGCGTCCACGGTGCTCGAGGAGACGCCGCTCATCGTCAACACCCACCAGAACACCCAGCCACGGTTCTCGCCGGACGGGAAGGAGGTGGCCTACGTCGAGGATCACTCGACGCTCAAGATCTACACGCTCGACACCAAGCAGACCCGGGGCCTCCTGACGAGCAACGACCTGGACGAAGGCGAGCAGTACTTCCAGTGGAGCCCCGACAGCAAGTGGATCCTGTTCGACCTGTCCGTGCCGGGCTTCGCGCCCGGCGAGGTCGGCCTCGTGCGCGCCGACGGCAAGAGCCCGGTCGTCAATCTGACCAAGAGCGGGTTCAACGACTCGCGGCCGAAGTGGATCCTCGGCGGCAAGGCGATGCTGTGGTTCAGCAATCGTGACGGCCTCAAGTCGGTGGCACAGAGCGGCGGCGCGCAGGCCGACGTCTACGGGATGTTCTTCACGCAGGAGGCGTGGGACCGATACCGCATGACGAAGGAAGAGTACGCGCTCGTCAAGGAAGCCGAGGACAAGAAGGAGAAGGAGAAGGCCGACGCGGCGAAGAAGGACGCGGCGGCGAAGGACAAGGAGCCGAAGGTCGAAGACCTGGTGATCGACCTCGACGGCATCGAGATCCGCAAGGCCCGCCTGACCGTCCACTCGTCATCGCTCGGCGACGCCCTGGCGAGCAAGGACGGCGAGACCCTGTACTACCTGGCGCGCTTCGAGAAGGGCCAGAACCTCTGGTCCACCAACCTCCGCACGCAGGAAACCAAGATGCTCGTCGCCTTGAACACCAACGGCGGCAGCCTGGCGTGGGACAAGGAGCAGAAGAACCTCTTCCTGCTCGCTGACGGCAGTATCTCGAAGATCGATCCCGCCACCGCCAAGCGCGACCCCGTGAGCATCAACGGCGAGATGGTGCTGGACCAGGCCGCCGAGCGCAAGGAGTCGTTCGATCACGTGTGGCGCACCGTGAAGGACGGGTTCTACACCGCCGGGTACCACGGCGCCGACTGGGATGCCCTGAAGACCGTCTACCAGAAATATCTGCCGCACATCGGGAACAACTTCGAATTCGCCGAGATGCTCGCGGAGATGCTGGGCGAACTGAACATCAGCCACAGCGGCGCGACCTTCACCCCGCAGGTCGCCAATGCAGACGAAACCGCGTCGCTCGGCGTGTTCTTCGATCAGACGTACCGGGGCGTCGGCTACAAGATCGAAGACGTCATCAAGGACGGCCCCTTGAACAAGGCCGACATCGTGGTACGCCCCGGGATGATCGTCGAGGCGATCGACGGGGAGACGATCGCGGCCGACAGGGACCTGGCGCGCTACCTGAACCGCAAGGCGGGCAAGAAGACCCTGGTGCGCATCGCCGACGGCGACAAGAAGTTCGACGTCGTCGTCAAACCGATCAGCCCCGGGGCGGAGAACCGGCTGCTCTACACCCGATGGGTGCGCCGCAATCAGGACGAGGTCGATCGGCTGAGCAACGGGCAACTCGGCTACATCCACGTGCCCGGCATGAACGACGGCGCGTACCGCACGGCCTACGAAGAGGTGATGGGCAAGTTCGCGCTCCGCAAGGGCATTGTCGTCGACACCCGGTTCAACGGCGGAGGCGACCTCGTCGCCGACCTGGCAATGTTCCTGAGCGGGAAGAAGTTCTTCGACTATACGAGCGACAGACGCGCCAACGGATACGAGCCGAACTTCCGCTGGACGAAGCCCAGCATCTCGCTGGCGAACGAGGCCAACTACAGCGATGGCCACTGCTACGCCTACACCGTGAAGGCACTCCATCTCGGGAAGCTGGTTGGGATGCCGACGCCGGGCACCTGCACCTTCGCCGGGTGGGAGGCGCTGGCGGACGGGCTCCGCTGGGGCGTCCCGCACACCGGCGTCAAGGATTCCACCACCGGCAAATACCTCGAGAACCAGCAGACCGAGCCGGATATCAAGCTGATGAACACCTACGAACTGGCGGCGAAGGGCAAGGACGAACAACTCGAAGCCGCCGTCGCAGCGTTGATGAAAGAGATCAAATAG
- a CDS encoding amidohydrolase — protein sequence MTTSLAVIVFMVVAATVVGLVGRGRGEMNLERWSVGGRRFGVLLVWLLMAGGVVVVSLIWSRHDPFLGLNAGFVALAVNVILTVSSPMTADLNRDIDALAPSLVDWRRDFHRHPELAFQEHRTSAVIRTFLEGCGIDVRACGGTGLRGVLTGGMPGPTVALRADMDGLPVAEENEHDYRSATPGTMHACGHDGHMAILMGAATTLAAHRASLAGTVVFLFQPSEENPPGGARRMIDEGALEGVDRVFGLHLWQPLPTGLVGLCKGAMMAQSDTFEVVITGRGGHASQPHLTIDPVLVASHIVVAAQSIASRSVDPLQAVVVSFTTVHGGTVHNIIPNTVTLTGTVRTLDLAVQRLARQRLQEVCERTAQVFGATAAFTYVEGYPPLVNDGRMVDLVGRVALREFGDQQVATMLPVMGGEDFAYYLQHVQGAFVMLGTGTDRPYPHHNARFDLDERVLPIGVSLMTRVALEMLATSQ from the coding sequence ATGACGACGTCGCTCGCGGTCATCGTCTTCATGGTCGTCGCCGCGACGGTTGTAGGCCTCGTGGGCCGCGGACGGGGAGAGATGAACCTCGAACGATGGAGCGTCGGCGGACGGCGCTTCGGCGTGCTGCTCGTCTGGCTGCTGATGGCCGGCGGGGTCGTCGTCGTCTCGCTCATCTGGTCGAGGCACGATCCGTTCCTGGGATTGAACGCCGGATTCGTGGCGCTGGCGGTCAACGTCATCTTGACCGTCTCGAGCCCAATGACTGCGGACCTGAACCGGGACATCGACGCGCTCGCTCCGTCGCTCGTCGACTGGCGACGCGATTTCCACCGCCATCCGGAACTGGCGTTTCAGGAACATCGCACGTCGGCCGTAATCCGGACGTTTCTCGAAGGCTGTGGAATCGACGTGCGGGCGTGCGGAGGTACCGGACTCCGCGGTGTCCTGACGGGCGGCATGCCCGGGCCGACGGTGGCGCTGCGCGCGGACATGGACGGCCTGCCGGTCGCCGAGGAGAATGAGCACGACTACCGGTCGGCCACGCCGGGTACCATGCACGCGTGCGGTCACGACGGCCACATGGCTATTCTCATGGGCGCAGCGACAACGCTCGCCGCTCATCGCGCGTCGCTCGCCGGCACCGTCGTCTTCCTATTCCAGCCGTCGGAAGAGAACCCGCCGGGCGGCGCGAGGCGAATGATCGACGAGGGCGCCCTGGAAGGCGTGGACCGCGTGTTCGGCCTGCACCTCTGGCAGCCGCTGCCCACCGGCTTGGTCGGCCTGTGCAAGGGCGCAATGATGGCGCAGTCCGACACGTTCGAGGTTGTCATCACGGGTCGCGGAGGCCACGCCTCACAGCCGCACCTGACCATCGATCCCGTCCTGGTCGCGTCCCACATCGTGGTGGCGGCCCAGTCGATCGCGAGCCGGTCCGTCGATCCGCTCCAGGCGGTTGTCGTCTCCTTCACGACGGTGCACGGCGGCACGGTGCACAACATCATCCCGAACACGGTGACGCTGACCGGCACCGTGCGCACGCTCGACCTGGCCGTGCAGCGCCTGGCAAGACAACGACTTCAGGAGGTCTGCGAGCGGACCGCTCAGGTCTTCGGCGCAACCGCAGCGTTCACCTACGTCGAAGGGTATCCCCCGCTCGTCAACGATGGTCGGATGGTCGATCTCGTCGGGCGCGTCGCGCTGCGTGAGTTCGGTGACCAACAGGTGGCCACGATGCTGCCGGTGATGGGCGGCGAGGACTTCGCCTACTACCTGCAGCACGTGCAGGGCGCATTCGTCATGCTGGGTACAGGTACCGACCGTCCCTACCCCCACCACAACGCCCGCTTCGACCTCGACGAGCGAGTGCTTCCGATAGGCGTCAGCCTGATGACGCGCGTGGCGCTGGAGATGCTGGCGACGAGCCAGTAG